From a region of the Janthinobacterium sp. 61 genome:
- the ftsH gene encoding ATP-dependent zinc metalloprotease FtsH, whose translation MNNMFSKSAIWVVVLLLLFMLFKQFDSHGATGGSKAIAYSDLLDEVKAKRVKDVVIEGSSITAKLMDDTKVRTTATSLDKGLIGDLRDNGVHFDVRPPEEASFLQTIFVSWFPMLLLIGVWVFFMRQMQGGGKGGAFSFGKSKARMMDEASNTVTFADVAGCDEAKEEVNEVVDFLKDPSKFQKLGGRIPRGVLMVGPPGTGKTLLARAIAGEAKVPFFSISGSDFVEMFVGVGASRVRDMFENAKKHSPCIIFIDEIDAVGRHRGAGMGGGNDEREQTLNQLLVEMDGFEANSGVIVVAATNRADVLDKALLRPGRFDRQVSVGLPDIRGREQILNVHMRKVPISTDVKADILARGTPGFSGADLANLVNEAALFAARRSKRLVEMADFEDAKDKIYMGPERKSMIIREEERRNTAYHESGHAVVAKLLPKADPVHKVTIMPRGWALGLTWQLPEHDNLSAYKDKMLEEISILFGGRIAEEIFVGQMSTGASNDFSRATKLARSMVTRFGMSDSMGVMVYEDSENEGFFGGATKTISEATQQKVDAEIRNILDKQYALARTLLESNRDKVEMMTKALLEWETIDAEQINDIMAGLEPRPPKVIPPRRNAGGDSGTGGISPNVTAPA comes from the coding sequence GTGAATAACATGTTTTCCAAATCTGCCATCTGGGTAGTCGTATTGCTGCTGTTGTTCATGCTGTTCAAGCAATTCGACAGTCATGGCGCCACAGGCGGCAGCAAGGCCATCGCTTATTCCGATTTGCTGGATGAAGTCAAAGCCAAGCGCGTCAAGGATGTCGTGATCGAAGGTTCGTCGATCACCGCCAAGCTGATGGACGACACCAAGGTGCGTACCACCGCAACCAGCCTCGACAAGGGCCTGATCGGCGACCTGCGCGACAATGGCGTGCATTTCGATGTGCGCCCGCCTGAGGAAGCGTCGTTCCTGCAAACTATTTTTGTATCCTGGTTCCCCATGCTGCTGTTGATCGGCGTCTGGGTCTTCTTCATGCGTCAGATGCAAGGCGGCGGCAAGGGCGGGGCATTCTCGTTCGGCAAGTCGAAGGCGCGCATGATGGATGAAGCCAGCAACACCGTTACCTTCGCCGATGTCGCCGGTTGCGATGAAGCGAAAGAAGAAGTCAATGAAGTGGTCGACTTCCTCAAGGATCCGAGCAAATTCCAGAAACTGGGCGGCCGCATTCCCCGCGGCGTGCTGATGGTCGGTCCTCCGGGCACGGGTAAAACCCTGCTGGCACGCGCCATCGCAGGCGAAGCCAAGGTACCGTTCTTCTCGATTTCCGGTTCCGACTTCGTGGAAATGTTCGTCGGCGTGGGTGCTAGCCGTGTCCGCGACATGTTCGAAAACGCGAAAAAGCATTCGCCATGCATCATCTTCATCGATGAGATCGACGCTGTCGGTCGTCACCGCGGTGCCGGCATGGGCGGCGGCAATGACGAGCGCGAACAGACCTTGAACCAGTTGCTGGTCGAGATGGACGGTTTTGAAGCGAACTCCGGCGTGATCGTCGTGGCCGCCACCAACCGCGCCGACGTGCTCGACAAAGCTTTGCTGCGTCCGGGTCGTTTCGACCGCCAGGTCTCGGTCGGCTTGCCCGATATCCGCGGTCGCGAGCAGATCTTGAACGTGCACATGCGTAAAGTGCCTATCAGTACTGACGTGAAAGCCGATATCCTGGCCCGCGGCACCCCCGGTTTCTCGGGCGCCGACCTGGCCAACCTGGTCAACGAGGCAGCCCTGTTTGCCGCCCGTCGCAGCAAGCGCCTGGTGGAAATGGCTGACTTCGAAGATGCAAAAGACAAGATCTACATGGGTCCTGAGCGTAAATCGATGATCATCCGCGAGGAAGAGCGTCGCAATACGGCTTACCATGAGTCCGGTCATGCGGTGGTCGCCAAGCTGCTGCCGAAGGCTGATCCCGTGCATAAAGTGACGATCATGCCGCGCGGCTGGGCCCTGGGCCTGACCTGGCAATTGCCGGAACACGACAACTTGTCCGCCTACAAGGACAAGATGCTGGAAGAAATTTCCATCCTGTTCGGTGGCCGTATCGCCGAAGAGATTTTCGTGGGACAAATGTCCACCGGGGCATCGAACGACTTCTCACGCGCCACCAAGCTGGCCCGTTCCATGGTGACCCGCTTCGGCATGTCCGACAGCATGGGTGTGATGGTCTACGAAGACAGCGAAAACGAAGGTTTCTTCGGTGGCGCCACCAAGACGATCTCGGAAGCGACCCAGCAAAAGGTCGATGCTGAAATCCGTAACATTCTCGACAAGCAATATGCTTTGGCGCGTACCTTGCTGGAAAGCAATCGCGACAAGGTCGAAATGATGACCAAGGCCTTGCTGGAATGGGAAACCATTGATGCAGAGCAAATCAATGACATCATGGCCGGCCTGGAGCCGCGTCCACCGAAAGTCATTCCACCACGCCGCAATGCGGGCGGTGATAGCGGCACAGGCGGCATTTCGCCTAACGTGACGGCGCCAGCCTGA
- a CDS encoding YhbY family RNA-binding protein has product MLKLTPVERSALRAEAHALKPIVIIGEAGLTPAVLKEIDLGLDSHGLIKVRVFGDDREARVGMYDTICGNLGAAPVQHIGKLLVIYRPKKEVVKEKVSAGKGMREVTIVKASASGTKRPSVTKVMIKGNERVTEGGSIKRAKPRQKSAKKSALGSK; this is encoded by the coding sequence ATGCTAAAACTTACACCCGTAGAGCGCAGCGCACTGCGCGCCGAAGCACACGCGCTGAAGCCTATCGTCATCATTGGCGAAGCGGGCTTGACACCTGCTGTCCTCAAAGAGATCGACCTTGGCCTGGATTCGCACGGTCTGATTAAAGTCCGCGTGTTCGGCGACGACCGCGAAGCCCGCGTCGGAATGTACGATACGATTTGCGGCAATCTCGGCGCCGCCCCGGTACAACATATTGGCAAACTGCTGGTAATCTACCGTCCGAAAAAAGAAGTGGTTAAGGAGAAGGTCAGCGCCGGCAAAGGCATGCGCGAAGTGACCATCGTCAAGGCCAGCGCCAGCGGCACCAAGCGCCCCAGCGTGACGAAAGTCATGATCAAGGGCAATGAGCGCGTTACTGAAGGCGGTTCCATCAAGCGTGCCAAGCCACGTCAGAAAAGCGCCAAGAAAAGCGCACTGGGCAGCAAGTAA
- a CDS encoding RlmE family RNA methyltransferase, with amino-acid sequence MAKKKLNKNWLHDHINDPYVKLAQKEGYRARAAYKLKEIDEDEKLIKPGQVIVDLGCTPGSWAQYTRRKLAGKDGGGVNGTLIGLDMLEMEPIADFHFIQGDFREARVLRQLEVVLQGRKVDVVLSDMAPNLSGIATADAARMEHLIDLAIEFSQLHLKPSGVLLVKCFKDMGFSQIVEKFRAEFKVVVQKKPKASRDKSSEIFLMGRGIKNPLKNAVQEDDSALDI; translated from the coding sequence ATGGCAAAGAAGAAATTAAACAAAAACTGGTTGCACGACCACATAAATGATCCTTATGTGAAGTTGGCGCAAAAAGAGGGCTACCGTGCCCGGGCAGCATACAAGCTCAAAGAAATCGATGAAGACGAAAAACTGATCAAACCTGGCCAGGTGATTGTCGACCTTGGTTGTACTCCAGGCAGCTGGGCCCAGTACACGCGGCGCAAGCTGGCTGGCAAGGACGGCGGCGGGGTCAATGGTACCCTGATTGGCCTGGACATGCTGGAAATGGAGCCGATCGCCGACTTCCACTTCATTCAGGGCGACTTCCGCGAGGCGCGCGTGCTGCGCCAACTGGAAGTGGTGTTGCAAGGGCGCAAGGTTGACGTGGTCCTGTCGGACATGGCGCCGAACCTGTCGGGCATCGCCACGGCGGACGCTGCGCGCATGGAACACCTGATCGACCTGGCTATCGAATTTTCGCAATTGCATTTGAAACCATCGGGCGTCTTGCTGGTGAAATGCTTCAAAGACATGGGTTTCAGCCAGATCGTGGAAAAATTCCGCGCTGAATTCAAGGTCGTGGTGCAGAAAAAGCCCAAGGCTAGCCGCGATAAATCGTCGGAAATCTTCCTGATGGGCCGTGGAATCAAGAATCCCCTGAAAAATGCCGTGCAAGAAGATGATTCCGCCCTTGATATTTAA
- a CDS encoding patatin-like phospholipase family protein has translation MFPKRLTLLALAAFVLAGCDTTAPKPVQVLTPPEPIVVAPRKIKIGLALGGGAARGFAHIGVIKALESQGIHADIVTGTSAGSVVGALYAAGNSGFALQKMAFDMDEAAISDWALPLFGKSSGVLKGEALQSYVNKAVGGLPLEKLKIPFGVVATDLKNGQPILFQRGNTGMAVRASSAVPGVFQPVTIAGHTYVDGGLVAPVPVRFARDMGADFIIAVNISSQTDTQKAISSMEVIMQTFAIMGQRINQFELKDADVVIQPSLGTMKGNDFNSRNQAILAGEQATFAVMAQLKQKLKAKREQ, from the coding sequence ATGTTTCCTAAACGCCTGACCCTGCTTGCCCTGGCCGCCTTTGTGCTGGCCGGTTGCGATACCACCGCCCCGAAACCCGTACAAGTATTGACGCCACCCGAGCCCATCGTCGTGGCGCCGCGCAAGATCAAGATCGGCCTGGCGCTGGGTGGCGGCGCGGCACGCGGCTTTGCGCATATCGGGGTGATCAAAGCGCTCGAATCGCAGGGTATCCATGCCGACATTGTCACCGGCACCAGCGCCGGCAGCGTCGTGGGCGCCTTGTATGCGGCAGGCAACTCCGGCTTTGCCTTGCAAAAGATGGCCTTTGATATGGACGAGGCGGCCATTTCGGACTGGGCCTTGCCCCTGTTCGGCAAGTCGTCCGGCGTACTCAAAGGCGAAGCGCTGCAAAGCTATGTCAACAAGGCTGTCGGCGGCTTGCCCCTGGAAAAGCTGAAGATTCCGTTTGGCGTGGTGGCGACCGACCTGAAAAATGGCCAGCCGATCCTGTTCCAGCGTGGCAACACCGGCATGGCCGTGCGCGCCTCGTCGGCGGTGCCCGGTGTGTTCCAGCCCGTGACGATAGCCGGCCACACCTATGTCGATGGCGGCCTGGTCGCTCCCGTGCCCGTGCGCTTTGCGCGCGACATGGGCGCCGATTTCATTATCGCCGTGAATATCTCGTCGCAAACGGATACGCAAAAGGCCATCAGCTCGATGGAGGTGATCATGCAGACGTTTGCCATCATGGGTCAGCGCATCAACCAGTTCGAGCTCAAGGATGCGGACGTGGTGATCCAGCCCAGCCTGGGCACCATGAAGGGCAACGATTTTAACAGCCGCAACCAGGCCATTCTGGCGGGTGAGCAGGCGACGTTTGCCGTCATGGCGCAGCTCAAGCAAAAGCTGAAAGCCAAACGCGAGCAGTAA
- the carB gene encoding carbamoyl-phosphate synthase large subunit has translation MPKRLDIKSILIIGAGPIVIGQACEFDYSGAQACKALREEGYKVILVNSNPATIMTDPEMADVTYIEPITWSVVERIIAKERPDAILPTMGGQTALNCALDLFNNGVLAKYNVELIGASPEAIDKAEDRSKFKDAMTKIGLGSARSGVAHSMEESWAVQRTLGFPTIIRPSFTMGGSGGGIAYNEEEFETICKRGLEASPTKELLIEESLLGWKEYEMEVVRDKADNCIIICSIENLDPMGVHTGDSITVAPAQTLTDKEYQIMRNASLAVLREIGVDTGGSNVQFSINPVDGRMIVIEMNPRVSRSSALASKATGFPIAKIAAKLAVGFTLDELRNEITGGATPASFEPSIDYVVTKIPRFTFEKFPTADHHLTTQMKSVGEVMAIGRTFQESFQKALRGLEVGVDGMNEKTKDREKIEEELGEPGPERIWYVGDAFAQGFTLEEVHNLTKIDPWFLIQIKEIVDLELWLDTQKLDNLDKNTLYKLKQKGFSDRRLGFLLQTSDTAIRAKRHELGIRPVYKRVDTCAAEFSTDTAYMYSTYDEECESNPTDKKKIMVLGGGPNRIGQGIEFDYCCVHAALAMREDGYETIMVNCNPETVSTDYDTSDRLYFESLTLEDVLEIVAIEKPVGVIVQYGGQTPLKLALDLEANGVPIIGTSPDMIDAAEDRERFQQMLHKLELRQPPNRTARTEADALALAQEIGYPLVVRPSYVLGGRAMEIVHEQRDLERYMREAVKVSHDSPVLLDRFLNDAIECDVDCISDGETTFIGGVMEHIEQAGVHSGDSACSLPPYSLSQETIDELKRQTALMAKGLNVVGLMNVQFAIQKQEIDGEMKDVVFVLEVNPRASRTVPFVSKATGLQLAKIAARCMVGQSLASQGITQEVVPPYFSVKEAVFPFVKFPGVDTILGPEMKSTGEVMGVGLTFGEAFVKSQLGAGVNLPKSGKVFISVKASDKPRAVQVARDLVESGFTVVATKGTAAVIAAAGIAVTPVNKVIEGRPHIVDMIKNHEIVLVINTVEEKRSAIVDSRAIRTSALASRVTTYTTIAGAEAAVEGIRHLDELRVYDLQGLHKTLQQAE, from the coding sequence ATGCCTAAACGTTTAGATATTAAAAGTATTCTGATTATTGGCGCTGGCCCGATCGTGATCGGCCAGGCCTGCGAATTCGATTATTCCGGCGCGCAAGCGTGCAAGGCCCTGCGCGAAGAGGGCTATAAAGTCATCCTGGTCAACAGCAATCCTGCGACCATCATGACGGACCCGGAAATGGCCGACGTGACCTATATCGAACCGATCACCTGGTCGGTCGTTGAGCGCATCATCGCCAAGGAGCGTCCTGACGCCATCCTGCCGACGATGGGCGGCCAGACGGCGCTGAACTGCGCGCTGGACCTGTTCAACAATGGCGTGCTGGCAAAATACAACGTCGAGCTGATCGGCGCGTCGCCGGAAGCCATCGACAAGGCCGAAGACCGTTCCAAGTTCAAGGACGCGATGACCAAGATCGGCCTCGGTTCGGCCCGTTCCGGCGTGGCGCACTCGATGGAAGAATCGTGGGCCGTGCAGCGCACGCTGGGCTTCCCGACCATCATCCGTCCATCGTTCACCATGGGCGGTTCCGGCGGCGGCATCGCCTACAACGAAGAGGAATTCGAAACCATCTGCAAGCGCGGCCTGGAAGCCTCGCCGACGAAAGAGCTGCTGATCGAAGAATCGTTGCTGGGCTGGAAAGAGTACGAGATGGAAGTGGTGCGCGACAAGGCGGACAACTGCATCATCATTTGCTCGATCGAAAACCTTGATCCGATGGGCGTGCACACGGGCGACTCCATCACGGTGGCTCCTGCGCAAACCCTGACGGACAAGGAATACCAGATCATGCGCAATGCCTCCCTGGCAGTACTGCGCGAGATCGGCGTCGACACGGGTGGCTCGAACGTACAATTCTCGATCAACCCTGTCGATGGCCGCATGATCGTCATCGAGATGAACCCGCGCGTATCGCGTTCGTCGGCCCTGGCATCGAAAGCGACGGGTTTCCCGATCGCGAAAATCGCCGCCAAGCTGGCCGTCGGTTTCACCCTGGACGAGCTGCGCAATGAAATCACGGGCGGCGCCACGCCGGCCTCGTTCGAGCCGTCGATCGATTACGTCGTCACGAAGATCCCCCGTTTCACGTTCGAGAAATTCCCGACCGCCGACCACCACCTGACGACGCAGATGAAATCCGTCGGCGAAGTGATGGCCATAGGCCGTACCTTCCAGGAATCGTTCCAGAAAGCCTTGCGCGGCCTGGAAGTGGGCGTGGACGGCATGAATGAAAAGACCAAGGACCGCGAAAAGATCGAAGAAGAACTGGGCGAGCCCGGTCCTGAGCGCATCTGGTACGTGGGCGATGCGTTTGCCCAGGGTTTCACCCTGGAAGAAGTGCACAACCTGACCAAGATCGACCCATGGTTCCTGATACAGATCAAGGAAATCGTCGACCTGGAACTGTGGCTGGACACGCAGAAGCTGGACAACCTGGACAAGAACACCCTGTACAAGTTGAAACAGAAGGGCTTCTCGGACCGTCGCCTGGGCTTCCTGCTGCAGACATCGGACACTGCCATCCGCGCCAAGCGTCACGAGTTGGGTATCCGTCCCGTCTACAAACGCGTCGACACCTGCGCGGCGGAATTCTCGACCGACACGGCGTACATGTATTCCACGTACGACGAAGAGTGCGAATCGAATCCGACCGACAAGAAAAAGATCATGGTGCTGGGCGGTGGCCCGAACCGTATCGGCCAGGGTATCGAGTTTGACTATTGCTGCGTCCACGCTGCCCTCGCCATGCGCGAAGACGGCTATGAAACCATCATGGTCAATTGCAACCCAGAAACGGTTTCGACCGACTACGATACCTCGGACCGCCTGTACTTCGAGTCCCTGACCCTGGAAGACGTGCTGGAAATCGTCGCCATCGAAAAACCGGTGGGCGTGATCGTGCAGTACGGCGGCCAGACGCCATTGAAGCTGGCGCTGGATCTGGAAGCGAATGGCGTGCCTATCATCGGCACTTCGCCCGACATGATCGATGCGGCCGAAGACCGCGAGCGTTTCCAGCAAATGCTGCACAAGCTGGAGCTGCGCCAGCCGCCTAACCGCACCGCGCGCACGGAAGCCGACGCTCTGGCGCTGGCGCAGGAAATCGGCTACCCGCTGGTCGTGCGTCCATCGTACGTGCTGGGCGGCCGCGCCATGGAAATCGTCCATGAGCAACGCGACCTCGAGCGCTACATGCGCGAAGCCGTCAAGGTATCGCACGATTCGCCCGTGTTGCTGGACCGCTTCCTGAACGACGCCATCGAGTGCGACGTCGATTGCATCTCCGACGGCGAAACCACCTTCATCGGCGGCGTGATGGAACACATCGAACAGGCTGGCGTGCACTCGGGCGACTCGGCTTGCTCCTTGCCACCGTACTCGCTGTCGCAAGAAACCATTGATGAACTGAAACGCCAGACGGCGCTGATGGCCAAGGGCTTGAACGTGGTCGGCCTGATGAACGTGCAATTTGCGATCCAGAAACAAGAGATCGATGGCGAAATGAAAGACGTCGTCTTCGTACTGGAAGTCAATCCACGCGCTTCGCGTACCGTGCCTTTCGTGTCGAAAGCCACCGGTTTGCAGCTGGCGAAGATCGCCGCCCGCTGCATGGTCGGTCAGTCGCTGGCTTCGCAAGGCATCACGCAGGAAGTCGTGCCGCCATACTTCAGTGTCAAGGAAGCCGTGTTCCCGTTCGTCAAGTTCCCTGGCGTGGACACCATCCTGGGTCCTGAAATGAAATCGACGGGCGAAGTCATGGGCGTGGGCCTGACGTTCGGCGAAGCGTTCGTGAAATCGCAACTGGGCGCCGGCGTGAACCTGCCAAAATCGGGCAAGGTCTTCATCAGCGTGAAAGCGTCGGACAAGCCGCGCGCCGTGCAAGTGGCGCGCGATCTGGTCGAGTCCGGTTTCACCGTGGTCGCCACCAAGGGTACCGCCGCCGTGATCGCTGCTGCCGGCATCGCCGTCACGCCAGTGAACAAGGTGATCGAAGGTCGTCCGCACATCGTCGACATGATCAAGAACCATGAAATCGTGCTGGTGATCAACACCGTGGAAGAAAAGCGCAGCGCCATCGTCGATTCGCGGGCCATCCGCACCTCGGCCCTGGCCTCGCGCGTGACGACCTACACGACCATCGCCGGTGCGGAAGCGGCCGTTGAAGGCATCCGTCACCTCGATGAGTTGCGTGTGTACGATTTGCAAGGCTTGCACAAGACCCTGCAGCAAGCTGAATAG
- the greA gene encoding transcription elongation factor GreA: MTSVPLTKYGAELLKEELHHLKTKERRIVIDAIAEARSHGDLSENAEYDAAKERQAFVEGRIAELEGKLGAAQIIDPTALDAEGRVVFASTVNLEDLESGQKVTYQIVGLDEADLKKNKVSVTSPIARALIGKYAGDVVEVQAPSGPREYEILEVLYI, from the coding sequence ATGACCTCAGTCCCATTGACCAAATACGGCGCAGAACTTCTGAAGGAAGAGCTGCATCATTTGAAGACCAAGGAACGCCGCATCGTCATCGATGCGATCGCCGAAGCGCGCTCGCACGGAGATTTGTCGGAAAACGCCGAGTACGATGCCGCCAAGGAACGTCAGGCCTTCGTCGAAGGCCGTATCGCCGAGCTCGAAGGCAAGCTGGGCGCAGCGCAAATCATCGACCCGACCGCGCTCGACGCGGAGGGCCGCGTGGTGTTTGCCTCCACCGTGAACCTGGAAGACCTGGAATCGGGTCAGAAAGTCACTTACCAGATCGTGGGCCTCGATGAAGCCGACCTGAAAAAGAATAAAGTGTCTGTGACGTCACCGATCGCCCGCGCGCTGATCGGCAAATACGCCGGCGACGTGGTGGAAGTGCAGGCGCCGTCCGGCCCGCGCGAATACGAAATCCTGGAAGTACTGTACATTTGA
- a CDS encoding DUF4149 domain-containing protein, whose product MLNRVRLLVATLWAGSLWTIGFIVAPTLFGTLSDRVLAGNIAGSMFRAEAWLSIACALVLLALLQWGAGALELKRRRLLAALVLSMLVCALLSHFGISPLMAELKAQAPSGIMDEAMRRRFGMLHGVSTLIFAVQSLLAGVLIWKQQ is encoded by the coding sequence ATGCTGAACCGCGTGCGCCTCCTCGTTGCCACCCTGTGGGCGGGCAGCCTGTGGACCATCGGCTTCATCGTGGCGCCGACCCTGTTTGGCACCTTGAGCGACCGCGTGCTGGCTGGCAATATCGCCGGCAGCATGTTCCGCGCCGAGGCCTGGCTGTCCATCGCCTGTGCCTTGGTGTTGCTGGCCTTGCTGCAATGGGGCGCGGGCGCGCTGGAGCTGAAACGCCGGCGCCTGCTGGCCGCGCTGGTGCTGTCCATGCTGGTGTGCGCGCTGCTCAGCCATTTCGGCATCTCGCCCCTGATGGCTGAACTCAAGGCGCAAGCCCCGTCTGGCATCATGGACGAAGCCATGCGCAGGCGCTTCGGCATGCTGCATGGCGTGTCGACCCTGATCTTTGCCGTGCAAAGCTTGCTGGCGGGCGTGCTGATCTGGAAACAGCAGTAA
- a CDS encoding heme-binding protein → MQSKPILTLDDVKKIAAAAEAEAVKNNWAVTIAIVDDGGHLLWLQRMDGVAPISSHIAPSKAKTAALGRRESRIYEEMINGGRVSFLSAPEIDGLLEGGVPIVFDGHYVGAVGVSGVKSAEDAQIAKAGIAALV, encoded by the coding sequence ATGCAATCGAAACCGATTTTGACCCTGGACGACGTAAAGAAAATCGCTGCCGCCGCCGAAGCGGAAGCGGTCAAGAATAACTGGGCGGTCACGATCGCCATCGTCGATGACGGCGGCCACCTGCTGTGGCTGCAGCGCATGGATGGCGTGGCGCCGATCTCGTCGCACATTGCCCCATCGAAAGCCAAGACGGCGGCACTGGGCCGCCGCGAGTCGCGCATCTATGAAGAGATGATCAATGGCGGCCGAGTATCATTCCTGAGCGCGCCGGAAATCGACGGCTTGCTCGAAGGCGGCGTGCCCATCGTGTTTGATGGTCACTACGTGGGCGCCGTTGGCGTCTCGGGCGTCAAGTCGGCGGAAGACGCGCAAATCGCGAAAGCCGGTATTGCTGCGTTAGTGTAA
- the carA gene encoding glutamine-hydrolyzing carbamoyl-phosphate synthase small subunit — MPPFFSGPAVPAILALADGTIFKGFSIGAAGHTTGEVVFNTSMTGYQEILTDPSYCRQMVTLTYPHIGNTGVNPEDVESSKVHAAGLIIRDLPLLASNFRSTLSLSDYLKAENIVAIAGIDTRKLTRILREKGAQGGAILVGTQGNEPSAAQALELARSFPGLAGMDLAKVVSSKTAYEYRETEWTLGAGYGQLADADAKYHVVAFDYGVKRNILRMLTARGCKVTVLPAQASAADALALNPDGIFLSNGPGDPEPCDYAIAATKELIEKGIPTFGICLGHQIMAIASGAKTLKMKFGHHGANHPVQDLETKQVLITSQNHGFAVDAATLPANCRVTHESLFDGSLQGFARTDKPAFCFQGHPEASPGPMDVAYLFDRFINLMAAEEKKKNA, encoded by the coding sequence TTGCCGCCATTTTTTTCTGGCCCTGCCGTTCCAGCCATATTAGCGCTTGCTGATGGAACGATCTTTAAAGGTTTTTCGATCGGTGCCGCCGGTCATACCACGGGCGAGGTTGTTTTCAACACCTCCATGACCGGGTATCAGGAAATCCTTACCGACCCAAGCTATTGCCGCCAGATGGTCACCCTGACCTATCCGCATATCGGCAATACGGGCGTGAATCCGGAAGATGTCGAGTCTTCCAAAGTACACGCTGCTGGCCTCATCATCCGTGATCTGCCATTGCTGGCATCCAATTTCCGTTCCACCCTCTCCCTGTCCGATTACCTGAAAGCTGAAAATATCGTCGCCATCGCCGGCATCGATACACGCAAGCTCACGCGCATCCTGCGTGAAAAAGGTGCGCAGGGCGGCGCTATCCTGGTCGGCACGCAAGGCAACGAGCCATCCGCCGCGCAAGCGCTGGAACTGGCCCGTTCCTTCCCTGGCCTGGCCGGCATGGACCTGGCCAAGGTGGTATCAAGCAAGACTGCCTATGAATACCGCGAAACGGAATGGACCCTGGGTGCAGGCTACGGCCAGCTGGCGGACGCCGACGCGAAATACCACGTGGTCGCTTTCGACTACGGCGTCAAGCGCAACATCTTGCGCATGCTGACGGCACGCGGCTGCAAAGTCACCGTGCTGCCGGCGCAGGCGAGCGCTGCCGACGCCCTGGCTTTGAACCCGGACGGCATCTTCCTGTCGAACGGCCCCGGCGACCCGGAACCGTGCGATTACGCCATTGCGGCGACCAAGGAATTGATCGAGAAGGGTATCCCGACCTTCGGCATCTGCCTCGGCCACCAGATCATGGCGATCGCTTCCGGCGCGAAAACGCTGAAGATGAAGTTCGGCCACCACGGCGCCAACCACCCGGTACAAGACCTGGAAACCAAGCAAGTCTTGATTACCTCGCAAAACCACGGTTTCGCAGTCGATGCGGCAACCTTGCCCGCAAATTGCCGCGTGACCCATGAATCGCTGTTCGACGGCTCCCTGCAGGGCTTTGCCCGCACGGACAAGCCGGCCTTCTGCTTCCAGGGCCACCCTGAAGCGTCGCCGGGCCCGATGGATGTTGCTTACCTGTTTGACCGCTTCATCAACTTGATGGCTGCGGAGGAGAAAAAGAAAAATGCCTAA
- a CDS encoding barstar family protein codes for MNRPVHISIDLSDINTARQLHATLAAALAFPANYGMNWDAFWDAITGLVDMPQQIQFMGWHMLEERLPRDAALLQRILARMAHDAPDGATQVHYM; via the coding sequence GTGAACAGGCCAGTCCATATCAGCATCGACTTGAGCGATATCAACACCGCGCGCCAGCTGCATGCCACCCTGGCAGCCGCGCTGGCCTTTCCTGCCAATTACGGCATGAACTGGGATGCCTTCTGGGATGCCATCACTGGCCTGGTGGATATGCCGCAACAGATACAATTCATGGGGTGGCACATGCTGGAAGAGCGGCTGCCGCGCGATGCGGCCCTCCTGCAGCGCATCCTGGCGCGCATGGCGCACGATGCGCCGGACGGGGCGACGCAGGTACATTACATGTAG